Proteins from a genomic interval of Alosa alosa isolate M-15738 ecotype Scorff River chromosome 8, AALO_Geno_1.1, whole genome shotgun sequence:
- the stxbp6l gene encoding syntaxin binding protein 6 (amisyn), like — translation MSMQSTINRDIFVPLDQKLLVAIEVKRRNRRKLPFLSAGRKYATFICLSATNKLPAQLFITKVKQFEGSPRLSKTSHWTIEQLRQVDGINPNKDCPEFDLAFERTFDQWVAGSEAEKCMFIQILYQACQNYWMCKDGQTNPGEVKDPQKPGKVEARKGPAVPRTSFINCQSKLMEDACSMNMVIYRCKIFLNQMKSAMRPPPQRRPAGQGKSAGVKSRTPSPARPARGSMKKAVRRASQALGERGDRLWRAEDKTAHMKDSAKRFSDSAHKLALKYSC, via the exons ATGAGTATGCAGTCCACCATCAACAGAGACATCTTTGTCCCCCTTGATCAGAAGTTGTTGGTTGCCATTGAGGTCAAAAGGAGGAATAGAAGAAAACTTCCATTTCTATCTGCAGGCCGGAAATATGCCACATTTATCTGCTTGTCAG CAACCAACAAGCTCCCTGCTCAGCTCTTCATCACAAAGGTGAAGCAGTTTGAGGGCTCTCCCCGCCTCTCCAAGACGTCCCATTGGACGATAGAGCAGCTCCGTCAGGTGGATGGCATTAATCCCAACAAA GATTGCCCAGAGTTTGACTTGGCCTTTGAGCGCACCTTTGACCAGTGGGTGGCCGGATCTGAAGCAGAGAAGTGCATGTTTATCCAGATCCTCTACCAGGCCTGTCAAAACTACTGGATGTGCAAGGATGGTCAGACCAACCCAGGTGAGGTCAAGGACCCCCAGAAACCTGGCAAAGTAGAGGCCCGCAAGGGACCCGCCGTTCCTCGGACAAGCTTCATCAACTGCCAGTCCAAACTGATGGAGG ATGCCTGCTCAATGAACATGGTTATCTACCGCTGCAAGATCTTCCTGAACCAAATGAAAAGCGCCATGCGCCCCCCTCCACAACGCCGCCCTGCTGGTCAAGGAAAGTCAG CTGGGGTCAAATCCAGGACACCGTCCCCAGCCCGCCCGGCTCGGGGCAGCATGAAAAAAGCTGTCCGCAGGGCTAGCCAGGCGCTGGGTGAACGAGGGGATCGCTTGTGGCGCGCCGAGGACAAGACTGCCCACATGAAGGACAGTGCCAAGCGTTTTTCGGACTCGGCACACAAG